The Colletotrichum destructivum chromosome 8, complete sequence genome includes the window CATCGCGCGTTGCAAACCTCGTTTGTGTCATGCTGCTTGAATAACAGCACCTCGTTGGGTTGCTGATGACTTACGTAGTACCAGACTTGGTCGGCACTATACCCAGCGAAGTTGCTCTCACTCACGTAATCCATGTCCAAGACAAACTGCCCATGGATACACTTATCGTGAGCCACCGTGCGTGCATCGCATACGGCGAGGTGGCAATCTTCGACCGCGTGCTTGACTGGTTTCCAGCAGCTGGAAGCGCACCGTCAGAGTTCTTTTGTCTCCACTCACTCATGTAAGCCGGGACAAGGTGAGAACTCACTTGAAAATCCGAACACGCTTGCTGAGCAGGATCTCGTCCGTTTGGGGCCCCAGGACGGCACGAACTCTTTTGTCACCGCTCTTGTATGTGCAATCTGATATGCGGAATTAGGATTGTCAGCGAGCGGGTCACCAGATTGTTGCCATTTGATGGTAGGCGGTACCATCACGGCAAAGTTTGACGTGGAGGTGGCAAATCGTACCATTGTGAACGAACGGATCCGGAGGATGCGGATCCGAGTCCTCGCCTGAGTACTCCTCATTTACAAAATCGGGAGCGATAGCGGCTGAGCGATACTAGCAAAGACTGTTAGATTCTGTCTGTTTCCCTTTCCTCCATTTTCCCAAGAATAGGGCTGAATGAGTGATCACACTTACAACCCAGTTTATCACTCCCATTTCATCTACAGGAATTCCCTGCCTCTCCAAAGCAGCCTTGACAACCCGCTTCAGCTCATCCAAATACCCTCCAGGTTTGTTGACAGACTCTGTGTCGAACTCCTGTGCTTGGAATGTGTGGTTTAGTTTGTAAAATCCAAAGTCGTCCAGATTGATGGCTTCAGGGTCTAATCCACGAATGTCATGGATTGTTTCTAGAGGGCCGTCCTCAAATACAGTGTTTGTTAGCGGGAATCCCTCATCGACCTTGCAGCCCAGTATGTATGGAGGAATATGTTTGTAAATATTGCAATTTTTCAAGTATTTCAACGTCACCACAGCATCTTGTGGCTGTACTGCTTGAAGGACACTCATGCTGGCAGGAGTCATACGATAGAACATGGTTCAAGTTGGGGGCGAAATCCCCCCCAAAGACGAGTCAGTGTTTATCAGTCATTACGACCTGCATTTCCCAGTAATGGTAAGGGTTCTTCCGAAGAATACAGGTGTACAGAGACGGTTCGAAGTCGAGTCAGCTGTCTTTACCTTCAGCCGGCCAAGCTCCGGACTGAAACCACGAGCATCAGAAAACTTAAGCCTATTTGCCCACCATTCAGGTGATATGCTTCGGAAGTAATCATTGTGGTCATTGTCCTACATGTGGGGTAGACAGATCAAGAGGTATAAATCACCCCCTGTAACCCTGTATACGGTAGTCGAATGAGCCTAAACCATCCAATGTCCTTGCGAACTTAGCTGGTGTTCCGCCGATCTAATGTGTACTTTCAGGGATGGTTCTTGCTACTGTCGCAGATCGGGATCATTTTTCACATTTGGGAACTTAATCCTTCCGATGTTTTTGCGAACCACAAGGCTAATGCTCACGCATAGCTTTCACGTTCACTTTTAGGATAGCATTTGACACTGCTACACCACCTGTGTCACTAATTTGGCGAGCAAGCATACTGTCATTTAGAGCCCGAACTAAGATACACATGACACAACTCATTGATCCCGAGTTATTCGCATCCATGCCCATAAGCGGATTGGGTAGCTCCTCAAACCATAGCTTCCTTAGCCCCTGATTCCATTCGCACTGGTCCCAagcgcggcgcaggcgcaggtCCAGCTGCGAAGGCATTGATGGTAAGATCATCATAATCAATACAAACACCTGCAGGAGAAGTAACCATTAATCCTCGTTTCGCGCTGGCCCAGGCCTCAGGATCTACAGCCGCGTGGTAGGCATCATCCTTTCGTGCTGATATAGCACCTATGACGCGGTTCACTTGGTAAGACAAGACACACTCATCAGCTTGAGATTCTTTTACTTCTTTGGTTGCAACCACTTACGCCCAATCCGATCAATGGGAGATCCTGGAGACTGCCTGCTCTGTACGGTGAACCTGCGCCTTGTGTCTCTGACATGCTTCAGAGAAGCAGACATGATGTCGTGGTTGGGATGCACGAAGAAAATTAACGAAGGCCTGGGTTGCTTATCCTGGGACGGCGCGGGCTTGATGACTGCACGATTCCAAGTTATACCCCGAGTCATAACATCTCAAAAAGACAGGGCGCCAGTGAGAGTAAGTGACAGAGAAAGGGGCTCACCTCGATGTAAAGTTCCATTCATTCGTCCGCCTGTCATGAATTCCATAGCATCGCCCAAGATGACGACAATAGAATTAGGTATGTACGCCATGTCCCTCCATCCGTCCTTTCCGTAGACCTGGAGGCCGCCTACTGGATTAGCAGCGAGGTAGGTCAAGGAGCCGATGTCGGTGTGTCCGCTGTACGCCGCACGCTTCCTTGGACCATCCTCATACCAATGGGTACCTTGATATTGGGCCCTTGCTGTCAGTCTAGAGAAACACATCTCCAAAAAGAGGTTTTTGGTCAAACCGGAACATCGAGAGGAAAAATCTTACGATAAAGTAAAAGGTGCGCAACCTCGCTTGATTCTTTGTGTGCGTTGACCAGCGAGTCTGGTTTCATTTCGCAGTAGTCGTTCATCACGTCAAGAAGTCGGGGCGTTAGCTCTTTGTGGTAGAACTGTAGGTCTTTTGTTAGATCGTAGAATGAAAGATTGCACAGAGGAGACAAAATGCGAGGTCAACGTACGTCAAACACCTGGCGGATACTTGGTTCATTATCCCGAAAGATCCTGGGTCGAATGGCCGTGCCAGAGTCGTGATAGTCGTAGTTGTATTCTTCCACCGACGCCAGAACGCCAAGAGCCTTTCTGTACTGGGTAAGCACGAAAATCTTTCGAAAAGCTACAGTATAAGATTAGAGAAAAAAAGAGCTTACTGCTGTTCAGTTCGAGGCTTGTAGCCTTCGAAGTATCCCGTGGCCTCCCGCATCGAGTCTTTGTCTTTCTGCTCCATGGAGGTCGTTGTCATGTACTCAATGGTGATCTCACGCAGCTTCTGAAACTACAAGGTTCTCGTCAATATCCGTCCAGCTCAAATGTCGAACGTACTTTTGACTTACTAGACTGCTGTCGAGACCATGATTGACAATGTGGAAGAGGCCTGTTGGAGCGGCACGCCGGACAACCTCTGCCACTTTGTCTCTGTGGCTTCCATCCCTTAGCCAGGCCCAGTCCAGCACGTGCGGTTCCTCTACCAGTTTCTCAGTCGTAGATGCAGGCATTTTGTGATTAAGTTTGCGGTGTGCTGCTCACTTGGTCACTAAGGTGTGTGTGGCTGAGGTTCATCAGACCGGACGGGGAGGATTTGTTCGTTGTATAATAACAGCAGATTCGAACGGATTCTTAATAATCATGCGTAACACTAATACTTAAAGGCAAGAACATTCGGTTCTGCTCCGAATTTCTTTTCCACATATCCTGTGATTCCGAGTATGCGAAATGACCGCTGCACACATGATGGGGACTACCAATATTCTtgccttggccgccgtgACGAGCGTTGCCGTTCTAATCCATTTACTTTTCCTCCACATCTACCTCAAACTATTTTGTGATGACAAACCCTACGCCTGTTTCAGAATAGTGGGCGGTGACGAAAAAGGCTGGTTCAATGGAGATATCTTGGAAAGGTGGCAGAGGGATGCCGGAGGTCTTATCAAGCAGGGTTTCTTGGAAGTAAGCTTTTCTATGCACTTGCGAAGTTTGTGAGAGCTTTCTTGCTAATGGAATACCTACCAGACGCAAGGGGGCCCTTTTCAACTCATGTCTAGCCAAGGGCCTCTCGTGATTCTTCCTCCGAGTCTGGTCAACCATGTCCTTATGGACTCGCGTCTTTCATTTGCTGGAGGGCTAGAGCGCGTAGGTTTAACGCCATTGGGCTTCTGAACATTTCCTTGTGGACATGGGCTAACCTTTGAGCGGGGAGAACAGTTGGGACTCAAGGCTTTACCCGGGATTGGAAGAGCTCATACCGAATGCCAACGAGAGATTGTGTTTGGGACCGTGCTTAAGCCCATGACGAGAGCATCGACGGCGTTGACAGAAACCTTatcggccgaggccgagaaagCCATTAGCGAGCTATTCCCTGTTGATGAGAGTGCGTATCGCAAACCCAAGGGTCCCATGTTCTCGACCCAAGTAAGACCAGAAACAAGGCTGATCGAAGGCAGGCAAATGGCAGTCAACTGATTTTGCGACGCCAGCGCGACTTGTCGTCACACGTGTCTCGGCCGTTCTGTTCGTGGGACCAAACCTTGCTCACAATGTGGAATGGCAAGAAATAGCTCAAAGCTTCGCATCGATCGCCACAGAAGCCGAGCTCGCGCGTCGAAGATGGCCTGTCTTCATGCGCCGATTTCTTGATGGGTTCCTGCAGGAGCCAAGAAAATTGAAGGACCTTGTGGACAGAGCACGTCGGCTTATTGACCACGAACTGGCTACCAGGAACAGGTCAATGACCAGTATTGGAGCACCAAATTATTACGACCGGGATTGTCTGGACTGGTTTGAGCAGCTTAGAGGGGACGGCGAATTCGACGTCGTCTTTGGGCAGCTTTTTCTGGTTGCAGCTGGTACACACAACGTGTCGCTAACCATGACAAGTCTGATGTACGACTTGTTGCTACATCCAGAACTCATACACGATTTACGCGCAGAAGCGGTTAAGGTTATCACTGAGAGTGGCTGGACCAAGTCAAGCCTCGACAAGTTGAGGTTGCTCGATAGCTGCATGAGGGAGACGCAGCGGTACCGCATTACGGATCCAGGTGAGTCAGTGTACTGGCGCGGACAGTTTCCTCCGATTATGACAATAATTTTTCATCTATGGCTAACCCTTCCTTTCACACCGGGTAGCAGTCCTTTATCGTAGGGCGGAAGAGCCGGTAACCTTACCTGATGGAACTTTTCTTGCCAAAGGTACACACACGGCCTTTCCATCGCCTCGGGCCCTAGGAGCCCCAGGCGACAAATTCCACTGCGGACGCGTCATGGCTGTGCGTACACCTGAAATGGAGACTCGAAGCCAATTTTCATCAACCGGTCTCGACTACCTGAGCATGGGACATGGGAGAACAGCATGCCCTGGCCGCTTTTTTGCAAGCGTTGAGATCAAAATTTGCTTTGTCCACCTGCTGTTAAAGTATGACTGGAAAGCTGTTGGGCAAATCCCACTGGGCGCTGAGGTAAGAGAGTTTGTGCCAGAGGCAGAGCCTATATTAGCTTTCAAGGCAAGGGATGCAGGAAGGCCTAGGTTATATGCTACCAGTGTTGGAATAACATGATCACATGaccgtacgacacctacgactcaGGAATAGAGTGCACAGACTGGATTGTGCAGCACTTACTTATACATAAGGGAATTATTACTTAGCTTAGCCTAAATAACTTAAGGCTAGATAAgacagtatatctgtctTATACAACCTTaatcctgtagttagaaaggaTAGTTATAGATATCTAATCTTTAGTTTACCCTACATTTCTAGTACCTACATGCACATACATAGTTTATTTAATACTAATTAGTAATTGCTTAAGTAATTATATAGGATTGCTTTATGTAATTATAGATTAGTAAGAGTAAAGAGATAAGAATTAATATACTAGATGTTGTATATTAATAAGTCTTAATTCTACCTACTGTTACCTTTTAGCAAGAActaggtagataggtatAAGACATCTTATGCTAATTCCTTATTCCTACTTACTATTACCTTCTAGTAAGAACTAGGTACTAGGAATAAGATAACTACTACTATagtattatataaaaagaaTCTCTATTATTACCTTTTAGTAAGAATTAGATAGAGAcctctattatataataCCTAAAGTATATAGTATATACTAAAGCACTAAAAGCAACTAATATAATAACTTAATACTATATAATATAATATAGTTACTATAATAGCTGCTACTAAAGAGCTAGAGACTAGCTAATAAGGTTAAATTTAAGAAAAAGAACCTTACTAACCTATATATAAAGAAATAAGTAAGAAGAGTAAAATACTACTTAGCGTATAGAAGAAATTAATAAACCTAAGGTTTTAAGGGAATTAGATTAACATTAATGTAGCCCCTTTAGAGGAGAAATTAACTACATACATTAGATATGTAATAATAGAGATTATCTACATTAGTCTACTAAAAGAGTAACTAAAAACCTCTTTATATAAAGACTTTTACTAATAGACAACCTATTAATAAGATCTTATCTATTATATATATAGGAATAAGTTAATCTAACTACTTAAATAGAAGGGTTTTATGCTACTCTTAGTATAACAACTCTTAGAGCAGTTAGTTAAGCTTGTAAAAGGAATTAGATAGAAGTTTAATGCTTAAAATAAGCAACTTACTCCTTATACAACATTAACTCTAGGATAGATTACTACAACTATAGATACACCTATTTAAAACTTTAAACTAATTGTTCTATAGACTGCAGCTAAACTAGCAATAGACTTAATTAAATACTTATATAACGTATAAATAAGTTAGAAATTAGTTATATAAAACAACTAACTAACTATATAAAACCTACTACTAGAAGCATAATTTACCTAAGAGGTTAATAGTTTTCTGCAATTCTAGGGTTATATAACACCTCTCTATTAAGGAGATAGTATCTATAACCTTCTACTAAAACGTATAGTCTAAAATAGACTATTGTTACGGTCGGCTTTCcgtggtagtgtctattagcagaagctgaggcaacgaagctagggaacagtgctataagtcgtgctgaaaggatcaggtctttagaggatatagtgattagttgtatacttaacaaggggttgtagcgttagttactagtaaagggtgctaagagtatctaaggggataattacaaagttgattgctaaagagctatagaagtctgtCCTTAAGTCTGTCTAAGtctatcctatatataagtcttATGTGCTTGTTGCTAAGGTTCTAGCTTACAcctaattactagtaatctaggtgTTGTATAgagtaattacttaaagtagggTGCATAAGCGCTTACGTTGTGATTAATTGTGCTTATGCataattagttgcttacttccttatctTTATATAACCTTACATtatagttcttctgcgcTAGGGGAGTGCACCCTAGTTTCCTGTGTCTGCAGGTATAACTTGTTTGTAACTGCTAGGTGCCCTGTAGGGGCATCCCTTGGTCCTGTTATGTTTGAtaggttgtaacattaggtCTCTCCTCCAAAGGTTTAGTCCCTAAACTACATAAGTAGGTTAGGTCCTCTGCCGTCCAGGCTGGGATGGCGTCAAGTGTTCTTCTTTCGTACTAACAAAATGTCGCACAGCAATTCCCACGCTAAAGGCTCTTCCACACAACGTTGCCTAAAGCTTGCGCTTGAAATCAAGGAGTTTAGTTTTAAAGTTATACCTTGTTTATATTGTTAGTTAGCTAGTTGTTGCTATAAGATGCTAGCTAGTAAATTGAAATGTTTTAAGTGCGTTTGCTGTAGTTGTTCTTGCAATGCATTAGCAAATGCAATTTGTGAATGTAAGTGTTCTTTTTATTCTTGTTTCCTTATTATACTAATCTGTTTTGTAATAGTAGATTGTCTTTTAAATAAGTCTAATTGTTTTAAGCGTAAAGAGGAGTTAGAGGAATTAATTCTTTAATAAAGAGCAGATGCGCTGCGTTAGGCTTAGGCTAAAATAGATAAGTTGCTTGCAAAACTAAAGCGTATTTACAAAGTAAAGCAAATAGTGTTTAAAAAGGGTTAAGAGATCCTAGATAGTAAATCTGTAGATTCTGCTGCATTCTCTTCTAAGTTGGTTGTAGCTAAGGAGGTACAGGCTAGTAGCGCCTTTAGGGTTGTCAACTAGGAGGTAGTGTTTAAGGATCTAGAGTTAGCTGACTTTAATTTTAGTACTCCCTTAGCAGTACCTAGGAGTGTTAAAGGTTCTTAACTAGTTCCTATAAGTTGTCTTTATGTCTGtagcctttctatttaataagatatttattataacCATCTTTGTTCCTGTAGTTAATAATTCATTCAACTTTATACTCTAGTTCGTTAGGTTCTACAATGATGCAGTCTTTAGTATGTGATCTGTGTAGTGCTAGTTTAAGAAGTGCAATGTAAAAGACTAGGTAGATTTTCATTATGTCAGGTAGCTTaagtttgtagttaactaTTAAAACCTTTTAGATAATTTCAAAAGGTCTAAGTTTTTTATAGTCTAACTTGTTGCTAGGTTGTTGTTACGgtcggctttctgtggtagtgtctattagcagaagctaaggcaacaaagctggggaacagtgctataagtcgtgctgaaaggattaggtctttagaggatacagtaatCAGTCGTATACTcaacaaggggttgtaacgttgGTCACTAGTgaagggtgctaagagtatctaaggggataattacaaagttgattgctaaagagctatagaagaTAATCTATCTATGTAGAATAAATGTCCTTATATCCTATTCTTCTTGTTAGTGTCCCTAAGGTCCTATTAGTATCTTAGCAGAGTGATTAAGTGTAGTGGGTCTAAGGTAAGTTGCTTACTTAGTGATCACCTTAAGTAATTACCTTATCTCTTGATCACTTTCTTATTATTACGTGACCTTCTattgttcttctgttctgcTCTGTAAGCGCTGTTAGCATGCATATAAAGCATGCTGTCCCCTGTTTCCTTGCAAGGGGTTGTTCTAGGTGGTTATGTTAACTAACGCTTTTCAGGTTGTAACATCAGGTCCCTCCTCTAAAGGTCTAGTCCCTTAGACCTATATAGGTAAGTGGGTTCCTGTTGTAGGGTGTGTTTGGTtgttcttcctttctttaTCCTTTTCTCCATCATGTTGGCGTTTAACGTGGCGAGCCTAGAAAGTCTTCCTGAGAAGGCGAAGTCAACAAAGCGCTGTCTTGCTGATTCTCTGAAGATTTGTGGTCAAGGTATTGAAATTAACATGCTGTGCAGTAATTATTGTTCTAAGGGGATTTGTTGCAAAATGCTTGCAGGTTACTTAAAATGTTATAAGTGTACTTATTAAGGTCGTCCTTGCAATAGAGATAATAATGTAATTTGCAAATGTAAGTTTCTGTTGATGTTTTCTAATTGTGTTGTTTTCTGATGGTAGTAGTGGATTGTCTGTTAAATAAAGCGGATTGTTTGGATAAGGCTGAGGAGCAAGAGGAAGCGTTGCTTTGTCAAAAGGCTGAGATATTGCAAAAACAAGCAGAGGTTTTTCATTAGGCTTAGGCTAAGATGGATAAGTCTCTAGCGCAGCTGGATCGTCTGCGTAAGGAGAAGCGTATAGTGTTTAAGAAGGGGCGTAAGGCAGCAAAAGAATGGCCTGCAGACCCTGTTATGGATCCTGTTGTTAAGGCTACTTATGTAGTTTAATTAAATAGTGGTTAGGGTGCTATGGACTTGTCGTTTCTTCCTCCTAGGGATGCTAGTGATTTGTCCTGGATGTCTAGGGGCGTTGGCGACCTGTTTTCTAACTTCCCTAAACTAGTCCCTGCTGCGCCTAAGCATTGTAAAAGTCCTGGAGCAGCTGCTAGGAGTGCTGGAGGTTCTTGACTAGTTCCTATGAGTTGTCTTTGTGCCTGTAGTttttctatttaataagatatttGTTATAACTATCTTTGTTCCTATAGTTAATGATTTGTTTGACTTTATACTCTGGTTTGTTGGGTTCTACGataatgcagtctttagtgTGTGATCCGCGTGGTGCTAGTTTAAGAAGTGTAATGTAAAAGACTAGGTGGATCTTTATTATGTTAGGTAGCTTaagtttgtagttaactaTTGAAACTTTTTGGATGATTTTAAAAGGTCTAAGTTTTTTGTAGTCTAACTTGTTGCTAGGTTGTTTAGTTTTAATATTTTGTTGTATAAggtaggcgctatctccctcttctaaggatgGTCCTCTAATCCTTGAAGTGTTAGCGTACTTTCTTATTTGTTCTCTAataaattctaaatcttaggagacgttTGTCTGGATTTTGCGAATTTTGTTGATCttagctacagcctttagggcTTGTGGTCCTTTGCGTAGTTCTCTATGTGCGgtaggtttaaatctgtagtttaggtagaatagggagtGTAGTATGCTTTCTCTAACTGCGCTGTTGTaggcaaactaggctgtaGGTAACAGTAGTACCTAGTTGTTTTGGTTGTAGTTGATATAGCATTGTAGGTACTGTTTAAGTATCTAGTTAATTTGTTTAGTCTGGCCATTGGTTTGCAGGTGGAAAGAGGTAGACAGTTTGTAGTCTgcactaagttgcaaaattagtaatttctaaaactttGAAGTAAACAGCTTGTCTCTATCTAATACAATTTTgttaggtagtctgtagttGCTAATAATGTATTTCAAAAATGTGTacgcaaggtcttctgctgtacTTACTTCTAGGTATAGGATAAAGTAAgcgtatttagtaagttagttAACTATAACGTGGTTGataagctcggcgatcagacaagctcggcgatcaccCAACCGCAACCACAGCACATTTCCAACTAATAAGCAACACCCAGGAAATCAATTGAATTCCAACTAATGGAGGTCCTCTTCCTCAGATATTTCTTCGACAAATTGACATGTTCGCGCATTATGACCGGTGTTCCCACAGACGCCACACCGCCGTTGGCCCGTCTCAGTCCTCGGTCGGCGACCACTACTCCGGCGCGTTTCCTCCTCAATCTGAGCTGTCGCCTCTCTCTGTGATTGAAGGTCCTCTGCCTCAGCTATAGTAAGACTTCCTCCTTGTTTGAGACGGGTTTTCTTAGCCCTCCTGCGTCGGCTAAGCAGGTTATTCTCCTCTCGAAGGATCTGGACCTCCGACCTTAATAAGGCAATCTGGTGCATAAATCCTCGCGCTCCCTTTGATAAATGCTCTACAGCTTCAATAATTGAAGTTGGGGAGCTATTCTGATGGCGGGATATCCTCCTTTTAATGAGTTCAGACTGAGAAGATGCTTCTGTTGGGTTGTTTGGCGTCTGAGAAGTCCACGCAGggggtgttgttgggagGGACCCTGGAGGTGTTGGAGTGTGTAACTTGACATCAAGCTTTGAAAGCACACTTTCTGCGCTTAGAGGGACAAGCCCTGCTCCTCTGAATCCTCCCTGAATGTTATTTTCCGTGATAGCTTGCGTGAAAGCCTTACGAAACGCAGGGAAGAAGTCTTCTTTCGCAATATGCGTATTACCCCGGCGTATCTTATCCTCAATTTGTCGACCGTATGCCGTCTTTAGTGGCCCAAAACACCCAACGTCCAAGGGCTGAAGCAAGTGAGACGAATGAGCCGGCATGCAGAGTGTGACGATACTGTTTTTCTTGCAATATATctcaaagtcggcggcgtggtgaCTTTCGTGCCCATCGACGATAAGGAGGCGATGACTACCACTTGCACGCAGTTTTGAATGCCGATCAAAGTGCCGTAGCCAATCTAGGCCTCTTTCGTTTGTTGTCCACCCATTTTCAGACGTTGCAATGACCCAGTCGCGTGGGAGACCGGTTTCAGTATACCAGGTGGAGAGGTGATATTGGCCCGCAACGATGATGTACGGCGGAACGCTGTAGCCTGACGAACTAATGGCCTGAATGACTGTAACCCATTCACGATTGCCAGGCTGCATCATTCTCGTATTTGACCGCCTTTCGGCACTAGTGACGACCATTCCGGATGCAATCTGGCCCATCATAAAACCAGTCTCGTCAAAGTTGTAGATGTCGGAGTCCACGATGCCGTATTTCGCGATTGTGTTCGCCACAAGGCGAAACCACGCGTTTATCGCGCCTGCATCTTCGCATTGGGCCCTCTTATAGTCGTACTTACGAAAAAAGCGCGTCCGAAGCTGTGGTTGTCGCTTGACGAAGTTTGAAGCCCAGCGCTTCCCAACTGGGGGTGCGTCGCGGTCGGCAAGCAGTCGATTAGCCATATCTTCCACACCACtgaggcgaggaggaaacgATCGGGAATCCAGGTCTAGAATGTACTCAACTagcttctcctcttcaagcGCAGTCAAATTTCGTAAGCTAGGCAATACGTCGCGTCGTGACAGCTTTCCCTTAATTCGGTCGCGTAACGTTGAGTAGGGTACTGAGTAGATCCGGCATGCGGCTCTTATACTAAGATTTTCAGTTTGTTTGATTGCCTGGATAGCTAAGTTCAATTAAGCTTCTTTATTCATAAGGGACATTGCTGAGTATAGTGTGATGTGTACGTAAAGGTGAAAGATTAGTTTATCCGGTCGggtgatcgccgagcttgtctgatcgccgagcttatCAACCACGTTAACTAATACACTATTGTAATAGACCTTTGTAAGTGGTTCTCTTGACTTTGGTAGTTTGACgataaagtctaaagagattgAGTGCTATGCTGCTGGAGGTGCTGGTAGTGGCTGAATTAGTCTGTAGGGCTTGTGCAggctgttcttgcttttcttgcaGAGGTTACAATCCTGGATTGCGTCTGCTACGTCTTGTTGTGTTACTTGCTGGTTGTAGTGTTGttaaatttgtttctaggtcttagtaactccttagtaacCATGTGCTTAAGCACTGTGAATTTCTCTAATTATCTTATGCGTCATCTTGTTGGTTGTGCTAACCATGACTTGTTTGGCGATTATAAGTAGCTTCTGTGCTGGAATAAGGTCTCTATTCTTGTCTGTCTTAAGGATGACTTGCGTTTCCTCTAGGATAGGAACTTTGTAATCTGTCCTTCTGCTAAGAGCATTGGCTCTGCTGTTGTTAGTTCCTTTTCtgtagataatctagaagTTATATTCTAAAAGGAATTCTAACCATCAGACTTATTGTTTGTTTAGGTTTTTAGACGTTGTAAAGTGTGTGAGGTTCTTGTGATCTGTGTACACGAGAACTTTGTGTTTTGTACTAGATAGTTGTGGTCTCTATTCATGGAATGCTTTGATGATTGCCATAAGTTCTTTGTTGTAGatctagtagtttaattCTGGTCTGTGAAATGCTTttgagaagaaggcataagggtgtagtcttccttctttattGCGTTGACTAAGTTGTCTGCCTATAGCAAAGTTGGAGGCGT containing:
- a CDS encoding Putative oxoglutarate/iron-dependent dioxygenase, non-hem dioxygenase domain-containing protein, giving the protein MPASTTEKLVEEPHVLDWAWLRDGSHRDKVAEVVRRAAPTGLFHIVNHGLDSSLFQKLREITIEYMTTTSMEQKDKDSMREATGYFEGYKPRTEQQKALGVLASVEEYNYDYHDSGTAIRPRIFRDNEPSIRQVFDFYHKELTPRLLDVMNDYCEMKPDSLVNAHKESSEVAHLLLYRTHWYEDGPRKRAAYSGHTDIGSLTYLAANPVGGLQVYGKDGWRDMAYIPNSIVVILGDAMEFMTGGRMNGTLHRDVMTRGITWNRAVIKPAPSQDKQPRPSLIFFVHPNHDIMSASLKHVRDTRRRFTVQSRQSPGSPIDRIGRAISARKDDAYHAAVDPEAWASAKRGLMVTSPAGVCIDYDDLTINAFAAGPAPAPRLGPVRMESGAKEAMV
- a CDS encoding Putative cytochrome P450, yielding MTAAHMMGTTNILALAAVTSVAVLIHLLFLHIYLKLFCDDKPYACFRIVGGDEKGWFNGDILERWQRDAGGLIKQGFLETQGGPFQLMSSQGPLVILPPSLVNHVLMDSRLSFAGGLERLGLKALPGIGRAHTECQREIVFGTVLKPMTRASTALTETLSAEAEKAISELFPVDESKWQSTDFATPARLVVTRVSAVLFVGPNLAHNVEWQEIAQSFASIATEAELARRRWPVFMRRFLDGFLQEPRKLKDLVDRARRLIDHELATRNRSMTSIGAPNYYDRDCLDWFEQLRGDGEFDVVFGQLFLVAAGTHNVSLTMTSLMYDLLLHPELIHDLRAEAVKVITESGWTKSSLDKLRLLDSCMRETQRYRITDPVLYRRAEEPVTLPDGTFLAKGTHTAFPSPRALGAPGDKFHCGRVMAVRTPEMETRSQFSSTGLDYLSMGHGRTACPGRFFASVEIKICFVHLLLKYDWKAVGQIPLGAEVREKA